The following proteins are encoded in a genomic region of Sphingobacteriales bacterium:
- a CDS encoding carboxypeptidase-like regulatory domain-containing protein, translating into MKRLFTVLFLSYTYFVAGAKDVVQFSGFVRDAESNVPVPFCAVYIQNENRGTITGADGYFIFVAGKGDTIVVKSLGYKTFKIVIPTDFEQKSFTKEVGLERDIVQLKGVTIKPLPTPGQLRHAMLNLDIPNNLQELAQQTIEQSILTDEISKKTNFDGKENFNQYVQSQAEYYYNRYGNQRPGISLTNPFAWAQFIKDIKAKKKKKK; encoded by the coding sequence ATGAAGCGACTGTTTACTGTTCTTTTTCTCAGCTATACTTATTTTGTTGCCGGAGCCAAGGATGTTGTTCAATTTTCCGGATTTGTAAGAGATGCGGAAAGTAATGTACCCGTTCCTTTTTGTGCCGTTTATATTCAGAACGAAAACAGGGGTACCATCACGGGAGCCGACGGATATTTTATTTTTGTTGCAGGAAAAGGAGATACCATTGTCGTTAAGTCACTAGGATACAAAACCTTCAAGATTGTCATACCAACAGACTTTGAACAAAAAAGTTTCACAAAAGAAGTAGGTTTGGAACGCGATATTGTTCAGCTTAAAGGTGTCACCATCAAACCATTGCCAACACCCGGACAATTGAGACACGCCATGCTGAATCTGGATATTCCGAATAACTTACAGGAACTGGCACAACAAACAATTGAACAATCCATCCTGACGGATGAAATTTCCAAGAAGACCAATTTTGACGGCAAAGAAAATTTCAATCAATATGTCCAATCTCAGGCTGAATATTACTATAACCGTTACGGCAATCAAAGGCCCGGTATTTCTCTGACAAATCCGTTTGCCTGGGCACAATTCATCAAAGACATCAAGGCTAAAAAGAAGAAAAAGAAGTAA
- a CDS encoding dipeptidase, whose translation MDFIQPLIEQNKNRFVEELIEWLRIPSVSADPKFKNDVLKAAAYLKQQFEKIGMENVELLPTEGYPVVYAEKISDASKPTVLVYGHYDVQPADPYELWTSPPFEPVVKPTDIHPQGAIFARGACDDKGQVYMHVKALEIMLSNRVLPCNIKVIIEGEEEVGSSHLGDFLQKYKEKLKADVILVSDTGIINNETPSITNGLRGLCYMEVEVVGPNRDLHSGIYGGGVDNPLNVLCKLIGGLKDDNGHIAVEDFYGDVLDLSAGERAQINAGPVTVEAFENSIGLPKSFGEEGYTLAEQLTIRPTLDVNGIWGGYIGEGAKTVLPGKANAKISMRLVPNQSSKKIAEIFTRHFEKITRDTVKVKVTEHHGGEPYVTPVDSVEFQAAYKAMEKTFGKKPLAMRNGASIPIVALFEEILGLKTVLMGFGLDSDAIHSPNEHYGLFNYFKGIETIPYFYQYYAELKR comes from the coding sequence ATGGATTTTATTCAACCTTTAATAGAACAAAATAAAAACAGATTTGTAGAGGAGCTTATTGAATGGCTCAGGATTCCTTCCGTGTCCGCTGATCCTAAGTTTAAAAACGATGTGCTGAAAGCAGCCGCATACCTGAAACAGCAATTTGAAAAAATCGGAATGGAAAATGTAGAGCTGCTGCCTACAGAGGGATACCCCGTAGTGTATGCCGAAAAGATATCGGATGCCTCCAAACCAACCGTTTTGGTTTACGGGCACTACGACGTGCAGCCTGCAGACCCTTATGAACTGTGGACTTCACCGCCGTTTGAGCCGGTCGTGAAACCGACCGATATTCATCCGCAGGGCGCTATTTTCGCACGAGGTGCCTGCGACGACAAGGGACAAGTGTATATGCATGTGAAGGCATTGGAGATCATGTTGTCGAATCGTGTTTTGCCCTGCAATATCAAAGTTATTATCGAGGGGGAAGAAGAAGTGGGTTCATCCCATCTCGGAGATTTTCTTCAGAAATATAAGGAAAAACTGAAAGCCGATGTCATTTTGGTGTCTGATACCGGCATCATCAATAATGAAACACCTTCGATCACGAATGGCCTGCGCGGCTTGTGCTATATGGAAGTGGAAGTGGTCGGACCGAATCGTGACCTGCATTCGGGCATTTACGGCGGCGGTGTCGACAATCCGCTGAATGTATTGTGTAAGCTAATCGGAGGCCTGAAAGACGACAACGGACATATTGCCGTCGAAGATTTTTATGGCGATGTGCTGGATCTGAGTGCCGGGGAAAGGGCGCAAATCAATGCAGGGCCTGTAACCGTGGAGGCATTTGAAAACAGCATCGGATTGCCAAAATCATTCGGAGAAGAAGGATATACACTGGCGGAACAATTAACCATCCGACCGACACTGGATGTCAATGGTATCTGGGGAGGGTACATCGGCGAAGGAGCTAAAACGGTACTGCCGGGCAAAGCCAATGCTAAAATATCCATGAGGTTGGTTCCAAATCAGTCATCTAAAAAAATAGCGGAAATCTTCACCAGGCATTTTGAGAAAATTACGCGCGATACGGTGAAAGTAAAGGTGACCGAACATCACGGCGGGGAACCGTATGTGACGCCGGTGGATTCCGTGGAATTCCAGGCGGCATACAAGGCGATGGAGAAAACGTTTGGCAAGAAGCCGTTGGCCATGCGCAACGGCGCCAGTATTCCGATAGTTGCGCTGTTTGAAGAAATTCTTGGACTGAAAACCGTGCTGATGGGCTTCGGGCTCGACAGCGATGCCATCCATTCCCCGAACGAGCATTACGGGCTGTTCAATTATTTCAAAGGCATCGAAACCATTCCGTATTTTTATCAGTATTATGCGGAATTGAAAAGGTAG
- a CDS encoding YgiT-type zinc finger protein has protein sequence MKTCPICKIGKIGSPSKTTLAVENEGTLIVKKNADAEICDNCGEVFHTAQTAQQIISVTKQAHVSGRELELVRL, from the coding sequence ATGAAAACTTGCCCTATCTGTAAAATTGGAAAAATCGGCAGCCCGAGTAAAACCACACTGGCGGTTGAGAATGAAGGTACCTTGATTGTAAAAAAGAATGCCGATGCAGAAATCTGTGATAATTGTGGCGAAGTTTTTCATACGGCCCAAACGGCACAGCAGATTATATCTGTTACTAAGCAGGCACACGTAAGTGGCAGGGAGTTAGAATTGGTTAGGTTGTAG
- a CDS encoding restriction endonuclease gives MPIPDFQTLMLPLLEFVSDGKEHISNEIEDFLAEKFNLSDEDRQQMLPSGKQQVFTNRVAWAKADLKGAKLIDSPKRSFVSITERGKKIIESKPSKIDRKLLKQFDEYNFYIGAYKNDDKVVSKNDNNVISTNDSTPDEILESSYHTIRKNLASELLSKLKSMNPYRFEVVVVELLVKMGYGGSITEASKAIKKSGDEGIDGVISEDKLGLDIIYIQAKRWENVVGRPELHKFVGALAGQGAKKGIFITTSHFSKDALEYNPKNDTKIVLIDGIKLADLMIDYNLGVSKQNIYEVKKLDTDYFEED, from the coding sequence ATGCCAATACCAGATTTTCAAACCTTGATGCTACCTTTATTAGAATTTGTTTCTGATGGTAAAGAACATATTAGTAATGAAATTGAAGATTTTTTAGCAGAAAAATTTAATTTATCAGATGAAGATAGGCAGCAGATGTTACCAAGTGGAAAACAGCAGGTTTTTACAAACAGAGTTGCTTGGGCTAAAGCAGACCTGAAGGGAGCTAAATTAATTGATTCACCCAAAAGGTCTTTTGTGTCAATAACAGAAAGAGGTAAGAAGATTATAGAATCAAAACCATCTAAAATTGACAGAAAACTGTTAAAACAATTTGATGAGTATAATTTTTATATAGGTGCTTATAAGAATGACGATAAGGTTGTTTCTAAAAATGACAATAATGTAATCAGTACAAATGACTCTACACCAGATGAAATTTTAGAATCATCGTATCATACAATAAGAAAGAATTTGGCAAGCGAGTTGCTTTCAAAGTTAAAAAGCATGAACCCTTACAGATTTGAAGTAGTAGTAGTTGAGTTATTGGTAAAAATGGGTTATGGTGGTTCCATTACAGAAGCAAGTAAAGCCATAAAAAAAAGCGGAGATGAAGGAATTGATGGTGTAATAAGCGAAGATAAATTGGGATTAGATATCATTTATATTCAGGCTAAACGCTGGGAAAATGTTGTTGGCCGTCCTGAATTACATAAATTTGTTGGTGCATTGGCAGGACAAGGCGCTAAAAAAGGAATATTTATTACTACCTCTCACTTTTCCAAAGACGCGTTAGAATATAATCCAAAGAATGATACCAAAATTGTTTTAATTGACGGAATTAAATTAGCAGATTTAATGATTGATTATAATCTTGGAGTATCAAAACAAAATATTTACGAAGTAAAAAAGCTGGATACAGATTATTTTGAAGAAGATTAG
- a CDS encoding DNA primase has protein sequence MITRDTIAKILDTAQIEQVVGDFVNLKKSGSILKGNCPFHQEKTPSFVVNPNKNIFKCFGCGKGGDSVSFIMEHEKFSFPEALRYLANKYHIEIEETQVAAEDKQAQDEKDSLLIVLNFAAKFYQKQLTETEEGKAIGLSYFKERGFLDETISTFQLGYAQDSYDSLLKDALQNGYNRELLLKAGLIKEKNDKAYDFFRDRVMFPIHNVSGKVIAFGGRILKKSENQPKYINTAETELYHKSQILYGIAQAKNDIRREEVCYLVEGYTDVISLYQAGIRNVVASSGTALTKEQVQLIRRFTQNIVILYDGDAAGVKAALRGLDIVLEQGLNVKIVLLPDSEDPDSFVKKNGTDATLDFIKKEQKDFILFKATQGIKDIGNDPIKKSEVIKDIVESIALVQDNIKRQLYIKHCADIVEVPENILVNETNKIRTQHFKKSREFTQEETQDINTYVQTPVNHTQLISKTSQLYHQERDIVRILLEHADKSMTEEHSVAEYVIFELVDIDFKNDVFWKIIKWHMDAYQNDIPFSEIKNLNTLEDKDVKECLIELMSSPYELSPNWFNKHEIVVKGNGDAYKSDVVSAMQRFRYFKLMELMKIMDEKIKTAEQAGRFEEMIAALMKKMELVKTREQLAKEIQTVIHPY, from the coding sequence TTGATCACCCGCGATACCATAGCAAAAATACTTGATACGGCTCAGATAGAGCAGGTGGTGGGTGATTTTGTCAATCTCAAAAAATCCGGAAGCATATTAAAAGGCAACTGCCCCTTCCATCAGGAAAAAACACCTTCGTTCGTCGTCAACCCGAATAAGAATATTTTCAAATGTTTCGGCTGTGGCAAAGGCGGCGACAGCGTCAGCTTTATCATGGAACATGAGAAGTTTTCCTTTCCGGAAGCACTGCGTTACCTGGCCAACAAATACCATATAGAAATTGAAGAGACACAGGTGGCAGCCGAGGACAAACAGGCACAGGATGAGAAAGACAGCCTGCTGATTGTGTTGAATTTTGCAGCAAAGTTTTATCAGAAGCAACTGACCGAAACGGAAGAAGGAAAGGCCATCGGGTTGTCTTATTTCAAGGAAAGAGGGTTTCTGGATGAAACCATTTCCACGTTTCAGCTGGGCTATGCACAGGATAGTTATGACAGCTTGTTGAAGGATGCCCTTCAAAACGGCTATAACAGGGAGCTGCTGCTGAAAGCCGGGCTGATAAAAGAAAAAAATGACAAGGCTTACGATTTCTTCCGCGACCGCGTTATGTTTCCGATTCACAATGTCAGCGGTAAAGTCATCGCTTTTGGCGGGCGTATTCTGAAAAAATCAGAAAACCAACCGAAATACATCAACACGGCTGAAACGGAATTATACCACAAGAGCCAGATATTATATGGTATTGCACAGGCAAAAAATGATATACGCAGGGAAGAAGTCTGTTACCTCGTTGAGGGCTATACGGATGTGATTTCTTTGTATCAGGCAGGTATCCGCAATGTGGTGGCTTCCAGTGGTACGGCACTGACCAAGGAACAGGTGCAGCTCATCAGACGTTTCACACAGAATATAGTGATATTGTACGATGGCGACGCGGCAGGCGTGAAGGCTGCATTGCGCGGATTGGATATCGTGCTGGAACAGGGTTTGAATGTAAAAATAGTATTGCTGCCGGATAGTGAAGACCCGGATTCTTTTGTGAAGAAAAATGGAACGGATGCCACGCTGGATTTCATTAAGAAAGAACAGAAGGACTTTATCCTGTTCAAAGCCACACAAGGCATCAAAGACATCGGTAATGACCCGATTAAGAAATCCGAAGTCATTAAGGATATTGTAGAAAGTATTGCGCTGGTACAGGATAATATCAAACGTCAGCTGTACATCAAGCATTGCGCCGATATTGTGGAAGTGCCGGAAAATATTCTGGTCAATGAAACCAATAAGATCCGCACACAGCATTTCAAAAAATCCAGAGAATTTACACAGGAAGAAACACAGGATATAAATACCTATGTACAAACGCCCGTTAACCATACTCAGCTGATTTCAAAGACCTCTCAGCTGTATCATCAGGAAAGAGACATTGTCCGCATTTTGCTGGAACACGCTGATAAATCAATGACGGAAGAACATTCTGTAGCCGAATACGTCATCTTTGAACTGGTGGATATCGACTTTAAGAACGACGTATTTTGGAAAATCATCAAATGGCATATGGATGCCTATCAGAACGACATCCCGTTTTCGGAAATCAAGAATCTCAATACCTTAGAGGACAAGGATGTGAAAGAGTGTCTGATTGAATTGATGTCGTCTCCATATGAGTTGAGTCCGAATTGGTTTAACAAGCACGAGATTGTTGTAAAGGGGAACGGAGATGCCTATAAATCGGATGTGGTCTCTGCCATGCAGCGGTTTCGTTATTTCAAACTGATGGAGCTGATGAAAATAATGGATGAAAAAATTAAGACAGCGGAGCAGGCCGGCAGATTCGAGGAAATGATTGCCGCCCTGATGAAGAAAATGGAGTTGGTGAAAACCCGTGAGCAACTGGCTAAAGAAATCCAAACGGTTATTCATCCATATTGA
- the rseP gene encoding RIP metalloprotease RseP, which yields MLLFSIGPTATKVILLLLSLSILILLHEMGHFIPSKIFKIKVHKFYLFFDFLFPFSNIGNFALFKKKIGDTEYGLGWFPFGGYVQIAGMADETQDAEELKNSEPQPWEFRSKPAWQRMIVMVGGVTVNMILAMVIFTGLLWKYGEEFLPMKNMTNGVMIVDSLGYQMGLQNGDKILRIDNEMAGNFEEFQKDLILNDAKNITVERNGAEVVLPLKDGVLSAVIKQKKASFILPRIPGVVAQVQDASGAARAGMKLGDKITAVNDMPTPFYDEVKKAITENKGKTIKVTVEREGKLVELSGEVSKEGLFGFGSQAYSELLKTERVNYNFAAAVPAGIEKSFFTLGNYFKSLKMLFTSKEVKVKDSLGGFISIGKMFPDTFDWEHFWVLTATISVILAFMNILPIPMLDGGYVVFLLYEMVRGKPLPDKVQQYAQSVGMFIILGLLLFANGMDVIRAIFS from the coding sequence ATGTTATTATTCTCCATAGGACCTACCGCTACAAAAGTAATTTTGCTCTTACTAAGTTTGTCAATTTTGATTTTATTGCACGAAATGGGGCACTTTATACCATCAAAGATCTTTAAAATTAAAGTACACAAGTTTTACCTGTTTTTTGATTTCCTTTTCCCTTTTTCCAACATAGGTAATTTTGCCTTGTTCAAAAAGAAAATCGGCGATACGGAATACGGCCTTGGCTGGTTTCCATTTGGCGGGTATGTGCAGATTGCAGGTATGGCAGATGAAACACAGGATGCAGAAGAACTGAAAAACAGTGAACCTCAGCCCTGGGAATTCAGAAGTAAACCGGCCTGGCAGCGAATGATTGTCATGGTAGGCGGCGTAACGGTCAACATGATCTTGGCGATGGTTATCTTTACAGGATTGCTGTGGAAATACGGGGAAGAATTTCTGCCGATGAAAAACATGACCAATGGGGTTATGATTGTGGATTCCCTGGGATATCAGATGGGGTTACAAAACGGAGATAAAATTTTACGGATTGATAATGAAATGGCCGGTAATTTTGAAGAGTTCCAGAAGGACCTGATTCTGAACGATGCAAAAAATATTACAGTGGAACGCAACGGTGCAGAAGTGGTTTTGCCGCTTAAGGACGGCGTTTTATCGGCAGTTATCAAACAGAAGAAAGCCAGTTTTATTTTACCGAGAATACCCGGCGTCGTGGCGCAGGTACAGGATGCATCCGGTGCTGCAAGGGCAGGGATGAAGTTGGGGGATAAGATTACCGCTGTCAATGATATGCCGACTCCTTTTTATGACGAAGTAAAAAAAGCAATTACTGAAAATAAAGGAAAAACCATTAAGGTCACGGTGGAAAGAGAGGGTAAATTGGTTGAACTGAGCGGCGAAGTTTCCAAGGAAGGTCTGTTTGGATTCGGTTCTCAGGCCTATTCTGAATTACTCAAGACCGAAAGAGTGAATTACAACTTCGCAGCGGCTGTTCCGGCAGGTATTGAAAAATCTTTCTTTACATTGGGTAATTATTTCAAAAGTTTGAAGATGTTGTTTACTTCAAAGGAAGTAAAAGTAAAAGACAGTTTAGGGGGATTTATTTCCATTGGCAAAATGTTTCCGGATACGTTTGACTGGGAACATTTCTGGGTACTGACCGCCACCATTTCAGTGATTCTGGCATTCATGAATATTTTGCCGATTCCTATGCTGGATGGAGGATATGTCGTCTTTTTACTATATGAAATGGTGCGTGGCAAGCCGCTTCCGGACAAAGTTCAGCAGTATGCGCAGAGTGTGGGGATGTTCATCATCTTAGGCTTGTTGTTGTTTGCAAACGGTATGGATGTGATCAGGGCCATATTTAGTTAA